The following are from one region of the Jeongeupia sp. USM3 genome:
- the narJ gene encoding nitrate reductase molybdenum cofactor assembly chaperone, whose product MMASTRATSGRPPTHVLRLLGALLLYPAANLRALLPEIAAELSGDGSLRRIDRERLAELLESLMRADALDAEEAYVGLFDRGRAASLHLFEHLHGESRERGEAMVQLAELYQRAGFLLKPGELPDYLPALLEFLGNRPLAEAKAVMADCGHLVRKVGEAVAARGSRYAAVFDAALAVAGEDGLDWSKAVEPEPLDDVDDDWMDVPAFAKPDEQPATSTIRFMPRPGR is encoded by the coding sequence ATGATGGCCTCGACACGTGCAACATCCGGCAGGCCGCCCACCCATGTGCTGCGCCTGCTGGGCGCGCTGCTGCTGTACCCGGCCGCGAACCTGCGCGCGCTGTTGCCCGAGATCGCCGCCGAGCTGTCGGGCGACGGGAGTCTGCGGCGGATCGATCGCGAGCGCCTTGCCGAGCTGCTCGAGTCGCTGATGCGTGCCGATGCGCTGGACGCCGAGGAGGCCTATGTCGGCCTGTTCGACCGTGGTCGTGCCGCATCGCTGCATCTGTTCGAGCATCTTCACGGCGAGAGCCGCGAGCGCGGCGAGGCGATGGTGCAACTGGCCGAGCTGTACCAGCGCGCGGGCTTTCTGCTCAAGCCGGGCGAGTTGCCGGACTACCTGCCGGCGCTGCTCGAGTTCCTCGGGAACCGGCCGCTTGCTGAAGCGAAGGCGGTCATGGCCGATTGCGGCCATCTGGTCCGCAAGGTCGGCGAAGCGGTGGCGGCGCGCGGCAGCCGCTATGCAGCGGTTTTTGATGCTGCGCTTGCGGTGGCCGGCGAAGACGGACTGGACTGGTCAAAAGCGGTCGAACCCGAGCCGCTCGACGATGTCGACGACGACTGGATGGACGTGCCGGCATTCGCCAAGCCTGACGAGCAGCCGGCGACGTCGACGATCCGTTTCATGCCCAGGCCCGGGCGCTGA
- the narI gene encoding respiratory nitrate reductase subunit gamma has translation MDAGTYLHQFLFGFYPYIALTVFFVGSLLRFDREQYSWRADSSQLLRKRQLRWGSNLFHFGVLVVFAGHLVGFLMPEPIVLAFMSEHAHELLAMVGGGVAGVAAIIGLSILIHRRLSDPRLRSNSRPWDLLIVALLWVQLALGLATVYFSSARVEGYSFQALIYYVQGIVIFRPNNADLLVAIPWVYKLHIFLGLTIFLVFPFTRLVHIWSGFASVFYLFRPFQLMRTRRTPQARGVQGLK, from the coding sequence ATGGATGCCGGGACCTATCTGCACCAGTTCCTGTTCGGGTTCTATCCCTATATTGCGCTGACGGTGTTCTTTGTCGGCAGCCTGTTGCGCTTCGACCGCGAGCAGTACAGCTGGCGAGCCGATTCCTCGCAACTGCTGCGGAAAAGGCAGCTGCGCTGGGGATCGAACCTGTTCCACTTCGGCGTACTCGTCGTGTTTGCCGGTCATCTGGTCGGCTTCCTGATGCCCGAGCCCATCGTGCTGGCCTTCATGAGCGAGCACGCGCACGAACTGCTGGCCATGGTCGGCGGCGGCGTGGCCGGCGTTGCCGCGATCATCGGGCTGTCGATACTGATCCACCGGCGGCTGAGCGATCCGCGGCTGCGCTCCAACAGCCGGCCGTGGGATCTGCTTATTGTCGCGCTGCTCTGGGTGCAACTGGCGCTGGGGCTGGCGACGGTGTATTTCTCGTCGGCCAGGGTCGAAGGCTACAGCTTCCAGGCGCTGATCTACTACGTGCAGGGCATCGTGATCTTCCGGCCGAACAATGCCGATCTGCTGGTTGCGATTCCGTGGGTCTACAAGCTGCACATCTTCCTCGGTCTGACGATTTTCCTCGTGTTCCCGTTTACCCGGCTGGTGCATATCTGGAGCGGGTTCGCTTCGGTGTTCTACCTGTTCCGGCCGTTCCAGCTGATGCGCACGCGGCGGACGCCGCAGGCGCGCGGCGTGCAGGGGCTGAAATGA
- a CDS encoding RNA polymerase sigma factor, which yields MHWYGLDLHWAYAELLPGLRRQTGCLHRAWDILHDALLRYALTRNRAQIAQPHAYLRTVIGATLVDHHREQRRFVPLPDHAETADTPVAPSAETVAALHQRLAMLQRVLDTLPPRCREVFWLFRVEGHTQAEIAATLGISVNMVERHVMRALIDLRAIRDTLQ from the coding sequence ATGCACTGGTACGGACTCGATTTGCACTGGGCCTATGCCGAGCTGCTGCCCGGCCTGCGGCGGCAGACCGGCTGCCTGCACCGCGCCTGGGACATCCTCCACGACGCGCTGCTGCGTTACGCGCTGACGCGCAACCGCGCGCAGATCGCCCAGCCGCACGCCTATCTGCGCACCGTGATCGGCGCAACGCTGGTCGACCATCACCGCGAACAGCGGCGCTTCGTACCGCTACCCGACCACGCCGAAACTGCCGACACACCGGTCGCACCGTCGGCCGAAACGGTCGCCGCGCTGCACCAGCGGCTGGCGATGCTGCAGCGCGTGCTCGACACCCTGCCGCCCCGCTGCCGCGAGGTGTTCTGGCTGTTCCGCGTCGAAGGACACACGCAGGCCGAGATCGCCGCGACGCTCGGCATCAGCGTCAACATGGTCGAACGCCATGTGATGCGCGCGCTGATCGACCTGCGGGCGATCAGGGATACGCTGCAGTGA
- a CDS encoding aminodeoxychorismate synthase component I, translating into MQVQALTRIPDLPALAAAFPARCPVLLQSSGERGWDILMALPQERRVYHDAHAFLADVDALPVHAGAAGELPFAGGWALYAGYELLGAFEPTVPARALSAPVAALIRCPAAVLVDRAAQTAFIVAETAAQLAELAGLLAQAPVWQPRPLVVAAVSEDEPQAFVDGVAACKRYIVEGDVFQVNLSRGWDVTLAQGDAHDLYAALRRANPAPFSALFDLGESQIVSSSPERLVRVQGGIVDTRPIAGTHRRSVDPEEDAALKRALISTVKERAEHIMLVDLERNDLGRIAVPGSVEVDELMAVESYAYVHHIESNIRARLRPGTPARQILRALFPGGTITGCPKVRCMQIIRELEDRERGVYTGSLGYIGLDGRMDLNILIRSFLQTGPQLYFRAGAGIVADSVPARELEETRHKARGLLRALGVDG; encoded by the coding sequence ATGCAAGTTCAAGCCCTGACCCGAATTCCCGACCTGCCGGCGCTGGCCGCCGCGTTTCCGGCCCGCTGCCCGGTGCTGCTGCAATCCTCCGGCGAGCGCGGCTGGGACATCCTGATGGCGCTGCCGCAAGAGCGGCGCGTCTACCACGATGCCCATGCCTTTCTTGCCGACGTCGACGCGCTGCCGGTCCACGCCGGCGCCGCCGGCGAGCTGCCTTTCGCCGGCGGCTGGGCGCTCTATGCCGGCTACGAGCTGCTCGGTGCGTTCGAGCCGACCGTGCCGGCGCGCGCGCTGAGTGCGCCGGTCGCCGCGCTGATCCGCTGCCCGGCCGCGGTGCTGGTCGACCGCGCTGCGCAAACCGCCTTCATCGTTGCCGAAACCGCGGCACAACTGGCCGAGCTGGCCGGTCTGCTCGCGCAGGCGCCGGTCTGGCAGCCCAGACCGCTGGTCGTTGCCGCGGTGTCCGAGGACGAGCCGCAGGCCTTTGTCGACGGCGTTGCCGCGTGCAAGCGCTACATCGTCGAAGGCGACGTGTTCCAGGTGAACCTGTCGCGCGGCTGGGACGTGACGCTGGCGCAGGGCGACGCACACGACCTGTACGCCGCGCTGCGCCGCGCCAACCCGGCACCGTTCTCGGCGCTGTTCGACCTCGGTGAGTCGCAGATCGTCAGCTCGTCGCCCGAGCGGCTGGTGCGCGTGCAGGGCGGCATCGTCGACACCCGGCCGATCGCCGGCACGCACCGGCGCTCGGTTGACCCGGAGGAGGACGCGGCACTGAAGCGCGCGCTGATCTCTACGGTGAAGGAGCGCGCCGAGCACATCATGCTGGTCGACCTCGAGCGCAACGACCTCGGCCGGATCGCCGTCCCCGGCAGCGTCGAGGTCGACGAGCTGATGGCGGTCGAGAGCTATGCCTATGTCCACCACATCGAGTCGAACATCCGCGCCCGCTTGCGCCCGGGCACCCCGGCGCGGCAGATCCTGCGCGCGCTGTTTCCCGGCGGCACGATCACCGGCTGCCCGAAGGTGCGCTGCATGCAGATCATCCGCGAGCTCGAAGACCGCGAGCGCGGCGTCTACACCGGCAGCCTCGGCTATATCGGGCTCGACGGCCGGATGGACCTGAACATCCTGATCCGCAGCTTCCTGCAGACCGGCCCGCAGCTGTACTTCCGCGCCGGTGCCGGCATCGTCGCCGACTCGGTACCGGCGCGCGAACTCGAGGAAACCCGCCACAAGGCCCGCGGCCTGCTGCGCGCGCTCGGGGTCGACGGATGA
- a CDS encoding peptidylprolyl isomerase, giving the protein MMAIDGGVCVNGIPVNEDGMANGESAAVYELLRQQVLHEQLLPDEADDEAMAAAIEQLLLRDVAVPMADDAACRRYFDAHEAEYVVGERIGVRHILFGVTPGVPVAALLEQAQRVLQAVLAAPERIGELARRYSNCPTGADGGSLGLLSRGDAVPEFEQALFGGRTIGVLPQLVRTRYGFHVVVIESREPGHALHYEQVQAQVARQLQTVALKRALSQYVQVLAGQAELTGVQLAQADSPLLR; this is encoded by the coding sequence ATGATGGCCATCGACGGCGGTGTTTGCGTCAACGGGATTCCCGTGAACGAGGACGGCATGGCCAACGGCGAAAGCGCGGCGGTGTACGAGCTGTTGCGGCAGCAGGTGCTGCACGAGCAGTTGCTGCCGGACGAGGCCGACGACGAGGCGATGGCTGCAGCGATCGAGCAGTTGCTGCTGCGCGATGTGGCGGTGCCGATGGCCGACGATGCGGCATGCCGGCGCTATTTCGACGCCCACGAGGCCGAATACGTGGTGGGGGAGCGGATCGGCGTGCGCCACATCCTGTTTGGCGTGACGCCCGGTGTGCCGGTCGCCGCTCTGCTCGAACAGGCGCAGCGGGTGTTGCAGGCGGTACTGGCCGCGCCCGAGCGGATCGGCGAGCTGGCGAGGCGCTATTCCAATTGCCCGACCGGTGCCGACGGCGGCAGCCTGGGCTTGCTGAGCCGTGGCGATGCGGTGCCCGAGTTCGAGCAGGCGCTGTTCGGTGGCCGGACGATCGGCGTGCTGCCGCAACTGGTCAGGACGCGCTACGGTTTTCACGTCGTGGTCATCGAGTCGCGCGAGCCGGGTCATGCGCTGCATTACGAGCAGGTGCAGGCGCAGGTCGCGCGGCAATTGCAGACGGTGGCGCTCAAGCGGGCACTGTCGCAGTATGTCCAAGTGCTGGCCGGTCAGGCGGAGCTGACCGGTGTGCAGCTGGCGCAGGCCGATTCGCCACTGCTGCGCTGA
- the ribA gene encoding GTP cyclohydrolase II: MSNAPLTQAAVEKAGVARLPTPHGVFMAHAYRSGLDDVEHLAVVMGDPAGDATLVRLHSECLTGDVFGSLRCDCGEQLNKALERIAREGRGVLLYLRGQEGRGIGLAHKIRAYELQDSGLDTVDANLALGLPVDARSYEAAAAMLRDLGVTSVRLMSNNPKKIAALEAAGLPVRQREPHAVDPNPENRHYLATKRQRMGHLLKER, from the coding sequence ATGTCCAACGCGCCACTGACCCAAGCCGCCGTCGAAAAAGCCGGCGTCGCCCGACTGCCCACGCCGCACGGCGTGTTCATGGCCCACGCCTACCGATCCGGCCTCGACGATGTCGAGCACCTGGCCGTGGTGATGGGCGATCCGGCCGGCGATGCGACGCTGGTGCGGCTGCATTCGGAGTGCCTGACCGGCGACGTGTTCGGCTCGCTGCGCTGCGACTGCGGCGAGCAGTTGAACAAGGCGCTCGAGCGCATCGCCCGCGAAGGTCGCGGCGTGCTGCTCTACCTGCGCGGGCAGGAAGGCCGCGGCATCGGACTGGCGCACAAGATCCGTGCCTACGAACTGCAGGACAGCGGCCTCGATACCGTCGATGCCAACCTCGCGCTCGGCCTGCCGGTCGACGCACGCTCGTACGAGGCGGCGGCGGCGATGCTGCGCGACCTCGGCGTGACCTCGGTACGGCTGATGAGCAACAACCCGAAGAAGATCGCCGCGCTCGAAGCGGCCGGCCTGCCGGTGAGGCAGCGCGAGCCGCACGCGGTCGACCCGAACCCGGAGAACCGCCATTACCTGGCGACCAAGCGGCAGCGGATGGGACACCTGCTCAAAGAAAGGTGA
- the pabC gene encoding aminodeoxychorismate lyase produces MTPAVDGAPDTIPSAGGVIRLVDGAPAGALALADRSIQFGDGVFRTLYVRNGGIPFWRRHMARLAHDAAALGIAAPSFETWLAELRAHAPADATIKLVLTRGESPRGYAVPAGCTPHRITQIAPPAAVTDRSAGVTVRVCDTRASWQPRLAGIKHLNRLENVLARSEWRDPEIFDGLLLDRDGDVVEGTMSNVLLLEAGVLLTPKLDTGGVAGVLRDVAFDAAAALGWPVGDVRIDLPRLLRAERVWLCNSLIGLVPVARLGERDWPVHPADHTLAGRIAALATEETEWIG; encoded by the coding sequence ATGACGCCCGCTGTCGACGGCGCGCCGGACACGATCCCGTCCGCCGGCGGGGTGATCCGTCTTGTCGACGGCGCGCCGGCCGGGGCGCTGGCGCTGGCCGACCGCAGCATCCAGTTCGGCGACGGCGTGTTCCGCACGCTGTACGTCCGCAACGGCGGCATTCCGTTCTGGCGCCGCCACATGGCCAGACTGGCGCACGACGCGGCGGCGCTCGGCATCGCCGCACCGTCGTTTGAGACCTGGCTGGCCGAGCTGCGCGCGCATGCGCCGGCCGACGCGACGATCAAGCTGGTCCTGACCCGCGGCGAGTCGCCGCGCGGCTATGCGGTGCCGGCCGGCTGCACGCCGCACCGGATCACCCAGATCGCGCCGCCGGCAGCGGTGACCGACCGCAGCGCCGGTGTCACGGTCCGCGTCTGCGACACGCGCGCCAGCTGGCAGCCGCGGCTGGCCGGCATCAAGCACCTGAACCGGCTTGAAAACGTGCTTGCGCGCAGCGAGTGGCGCGATCCGGAGATCTTCGACGGCCTGCTGCTCGACCGCGACGGCGACGTGGTCGAAGGCACGATGAGCAATGTGCTGCTGCTCGAAGCGGGCGTGCTGCTGACGCCGAAACTCGACACCGGCGGCGTCGCCGGCGTGCTGCGCGACGTCGCCTTCGACGCCGCGGCCGCGCTGGGCTGGCCGGTCGGGGACGTGCGGATCGACCTGCCGCGGCTGCTGCGCGCCGAGCGCGTCTGGCTGTGCAACAGCCTGATCGGGCTGGTGCCGGTCGCCCGGCTCGGCGAGCGCGACTGGCCGGTGCACCCGGCCGACCACACGCTGGCAGGCCGCATCGCCGCGCTCGCCACCGAGGAAACCGAATGGATCGGCTGA
- a CDS encoding nitrate reductase subunit alpha, with translation MSHFLDRLSLFTLTREAYAGGHGELRAEDRTWEEAYRLRWQHDKIVRSTHGVNCTGSCSWKIYVKGGIVTWETQQTDYPRTRPGMPNHEPRGCSRGASYSWYLYSANRLKYPMIRGRLMRLWREARKTLTPVEAWQSIVADDTKAQEYKSIRGRGGFVRASWEEATELVAAANIHTIKTYGPDRIIGFSPIPAMSMVSYAAGSRYLSLIGGTLMSFYDWYCDLPPSSPQTWGEQTDVPESADWYNSAFIIAWGSNVPQTRTPDAHFFVEARYNGTKIVAITPDYSEVAKLSDIWLHPKQGTDAALGMAMGHVILKEYFVDRQVDYFDDYCRRLTDLPMLVRLRRDGERLVADRFVRASDFGDALGQANNPEWKTVAFDEASGACIAPQGAIGYRWGQQVEGDLGKWNLEQKDGASGAGVRLALSLIARRDDVAPVAFPYFGGEAPADFTANEQGGEVLSRNVPVRRLALKDGEALVATVFDLMCAHYGVDRGLGGEAAASFDDNIAYTPAWQQRITGVPAEQVIEVARQFAETAEKTRGRSMVIIGAAMNHWYHQDMNYRAAINMLMLCGCIGVSGGGWAHYVGQEKLRPQTGWTALAFALDWLRPPRHMNSTSFFYAHTDQWRYEKIGVDEILSPLADPNRYGGSMIDFNVRAERMGWLPSAPQLATNPLGITAAAKHAGLAPKDFVVNGLKDGSLRMSCEDPDAPVNFPRNLFVWRSNLFGSSGKGHEYFLKHFVGAQNGLLGDDIGSTGESRPQEVVWHDKAPEGKLDLITVLDFRMSTTCLYADVVLPTATWYEKNDLNTSDMHPFIHPLSAAVDPIWQSKSDWEIYKAIAKKFSELAVGHLGVEQDVVLVPILHDTAGELAQPFEPKDWKKGECELIPGKTAPNIVVVERDYPNTYRRFTALGPLMKTLGNGGKGIGWNTEHEVDGLAKLNKAVTEEGPTKGLPRIETDIDATEVILSLAPETNGEVAVKAWEALSKFTGRSHAHLADVREDEKIRYRDVQAQPRKIISSPTWSGIESEHVSYTAGYTNVNELIPWRTLTGRQQFYQDHAWMRDFGEGFACYRPPVDTKAVAPLSGKVPNGNPEIALNFITPHQKWGIHSTYTDNLLMLTLSRGGPIVWLSETDAQRVGIADNDWIELFNVNGAIAARAVVSQRVKPGMCMMYHAQEKIVNVPGSEVTKHRGGIHNSVTRTVLKPTHMIGGYAQLSYGFNYYGTVGSNRDEFVIVRKMAKVDWMDTPTGDQGEED, from the coding sequence ATGAGTCATTTTCTTGACCGTTTGAGTCTCTTCACGCTGACACGCGAGGCCTATGCCGGTGGGCATGGCGAACTGCGTGCCGAAGACCGTACCTGGGAGGAGGCATACCGGCTGCGCTGGCAGCACGACAAGATCGTTCGCTCGACCCATGGTGTGAACTGCACCGGTTCCTGTAGCTGGAAGATCTATGTCAAGGGCGGCATCGTTACCTGGGAAACCCAGCAGACCGACTATCCACGTACCCGTCCGGGCATGCCCAATCACGAGCCTCGCGGCTGTTCGCGTGGCGCCTCGTACAGCTGGTACCTCTACAGTGCCAACCGGCTGAAATACCCGATGATTCGCGGCCGGCTGATGCGCTTGTGGCGCGAGGCACGTAAGACGCTGACGCCGGTCGAGGCTTGGCAATCCATCGTCGCCGACGATACAAAAGCGCAGGAGTACAAGTCGATTCGCGGGCGTGGTGGGTTTGTCCGCGCCAGTTGGGAAGAGGCGACCGAGCTGGTTGCGGCGGCGAATATCCACACGATCAAAACATATGGTCCGGACCGCATCATCGGCTTTTCGCCGATTCCGGCGATGTCGATGGTCAGCTATGCCGCCGGCAGCCGCTATCTGAGCCTGATCGGCGGCACCTTGATGTCGTTTTACGACTGGTATTGCGATCTGCCGCCGTCGAGTCCGCAGACTTGGGGCGAGCAGACCGATGTGCCGGAATCGGCCGACTGGTACAACTCGGCGTTCATCATTGCCTGGGGCTCTAACGTGCCGCAAACGCGGACCCCGGATGCGCACTTCTTTGTCGAGGCGCGATACAACGGCACGAAAATCGTTGCCATTACCCCCGACTATTCCGAGGTCGCCAAGCTGTCGGACATCTGGCTGCATCCGAAGCAGGGAACCGATGCGGCGCTCGGGATGGCGATGGGGCATGTGATCCTGAAAGAGTACTTTGTCGATCGGCAGGTCGACTATTTCGACGACTACTGCCGCCGCTTGACCGATTTGCCGATGCTGGTTCGCTTGCGCAGGGACGGCGAAAGGCTGGTTGCCGACCGATTTGTGCGGGCGTCCGACTTTGGCGATGCGCTGGGGCAGGCGAACAACCCGGAGTGGAAAACGGTCGCATTCGACGAGGCGAGCGGTGCCTGTATCGCGCCTCAGGGGGCGATCGGCTATCGCTGGGGGCAACAGGTCGAAGGGGATCTGGGCAAATGGAATCTGGAGCAGAAGGACGGCGCAAGCGGAGCCGGAGTCCGGCTTGCGCTGAGCCTGATCGCCCGGCGGGATGATGTCGCTCCGGTTGCCTTTCCCTACTTCGGTGGCGAGGCGCCGGCCGACTTCACCGCCAACGAGCAAGGTGGCGAAGTGCTCAGCCGGAATGTGCCGGTTCGACGTCTGGCACTGAAGGACGGCGAGGCGCTCGTGGCGACGGTCTTCGACCTGATGTGCGCCCACTATGGTGTCGATCGCGGTCTGGGCGGAGAAGCTGCCGCGTCGTTCGATGACAACATTGCCTATACGCCGGCGTGGCAGCAGCGCATTACCGGTGTTCCGGCCGAACAGGTGATCGAGGTCGCGCGCCAGTTCGCCGAGACGGCCGAGAAAACCCGCGGGCGGTCGATGGTGATCATCGGTGCGGCGATGAATCACTGGTACCACCAGGACATGAATTACCGCGCGGCAATCAATATGCTGATGCTGTGCGGCTGTATCGGCGTGTCCGGTGGCGGCTGGGCCCATTATGTCGGTCAGGAGAAGCTGCGGCCGCAGACCGGCTGGACCGCGCTGGCGTTTGCGCTTGACTGGCTGCGTCCGCCGCGACACATGAACAGCACCTCATTCTTCTACGCACATACCGACCAGTGGCGGTACGAAAAAATCGGCGTCGATGAAATCCTCTCGCCGCTGGCCGACCCCAACCGCTATGGCGGCAGCATGATCGATTTCAACGTCCGGGCCGAGCGGATGGGTTGGTTGCCGTCGGCACCACAACTGGCGACCAATCCCTTGGGCATCACCGCGGCGGCCAAGCACGCCGGTCTGGCGCCGAAGGACTTCGTCGTCAACGGCCTCAAGGACGGCAGCCTGAGGATGTCCTGCGAAGACCCGGATGCGCCGGTCAATTTTCCGCGCAACCTCTTTGTCTGGCGTTCCAACCTGTTCGGGTCGAGCGGCAAGGGGCACGAGTACTTCCTCAAGCATTTCGTTGGCGCCCAGAACGGGTTGCTTGGCGACGACATCGGATCCACAGGCGAATCCAGACCACAGGAGGTTGTCTGGCACGACAAGGCGCCCGAGGGAAAGCTCGACCTGATCACCGTGCTCGATTTCAGGATGAGCACGACCTGTCTGTACGCCGACGTGGTGCTGCCGACGGCGACCTGGTACGAAAAGAACGATCTCAATACCTCGGACATGCACCCGTTCATCCACCCGCTGTCGGCCGCCGTCGACCCGATCTGGCAGAGCAAGAGTGACTGGGAAATCTACAAGGCGATTGCGAAAAAGTTTTCCGAACTGGCCGTCGGCCATCTCGGGGTGGAGCAGGACGTCGTGTTGGTGCCGATCCTGCACGACACTGCGGGGGAACTGGCGCAGCCGTTCGAGCCGAAAGACTGGAAGAAGGGGGAGTGCGAACTGATTCCGGGCAAGACCGCGCCGAACATCGTCGTGGTCGAGCGCGACTACCCGAATACCTACAGGCGCTTTACCGCCCTCGGCCCGCTGATGAAAACGCTGGGCAACGGCGGCAAGGGCATAGGCTGGAATACCGAGCACGAGGTCGACGGGCTGGCGAAGCTCAACAAGGCCGTGACCGAGGAGGGGCCGACCAAGGGACTACCGCGGATCGAGACCGATATCGATGCGACCGAGGTGATCCTGTCGCTGGCGCCGGAAACCAACGGCGAGGTCGCGGTCAAGGCTTGGGAGGCGTTGTCCAAGTTCACCGGCCGCTCGCATGCGCACCTGGCCGATGTGCGCGAGGACGAGAAGATCCGCTACCGCGATGTTCAGGCGCAACCGCGCAAGATCATTTCCAGCCCGACCTGGTCCGGGATCGAGAGCGAGCACGTCAGCTATACCGCCGGCTACACCAATGTGAATGAACTGATTCCGTGGCGCACGCTCACCGGCCGGCAACAGTTCTATCAGGACCATGCGTGGATGCGCGATTTTGGCGAAGGCTTCGCCTGTTACCGGCCGCCGGTCGATACCAAGGCGGTCGCGCCGCTGAGTGGTAAGGTGCCGAACGGCAACCCGGAAATCGCGCTCAACTTCATTACGCCGCACCAGAAGTGGGGAATCCACTCGACCTATACCGACAACCTGCTGATGCTGACGCTGTCGCGCGGCGGGCCGATCGTCTGGCTGTCCGAGACCGATGCGCAGCGGGTCGGCATTGCCGACAACGACTGGATCGAGCTGTTCAACGTCAACGGCGCGATCGCTGCGCGTGCGGTGGTCAGCCAGCGGGTCAAGCCGGGCATGTGCATGATGTACCACGCGCAGGAAAAGATCGTGAACGTGCCGGGGTCGGAGGTGACGAAGCACCGTGGCGGCATTCACAACTCGGTGACGCGGACGGTGCTCAAGCCGACGCACATGATCGGTGGCTATGCGCAGCTCTCGTACGGTTTCAACTATTACGGCACCGTCGGCAGCAACCGCGACGAATTCGTCATTGTCCGCAAGATGGCCAAGGTCGACTGGATGGACACGCCGACCGGCGATCAAGGGGAGGAGGACTGA
- the narH gene encoding nitrate reductase subunit beta, whose protein sequence is MKVRAQIAMVLNLDKCIGCHTCSVTCKNVWTSRLGMEYAWFNNVETKPGIGYPKDWENQDRWKGGWDLKRNGKLKLKQGSRLQVLLNLFANPNLPEIDDYYEPFTFDYEFLQTAPEMPTPPVARPISVVSGARMEKIEWGPNWEEILGGEFAKRSADYNFEDVQKDIYGEFENTFMMYLPRLCEHCLNPACVASCPSGSIYKREEDGIVLIDQDKCRGWRMCVSGCPYKKIYYNWSSGKAEKCIFCYPRIEAGQPTVCSETCVGRIRYLGVMLYDADRIEAAASVANPQDLYGAQLSVFLDPHSQAVQEQARKDGVPELWLEAATRSPAYKMAMEWKIAFPLHPEYRTLPMVWYVPPLSPIQARANAGEIGMQGHLPDVDSLRIPVRYLANLLTAGDEKPVQRALKKMLGMRAFYRERQLEGRDNAALLAEAGLTQAEAEEMHRYLSIADYEDRYVIPTTHREYAENAYQLRGECGFSFGNGCSDGSSETSLFGGKMGGKKVIPLKTMGGRGTENKVDY, encoded by the coding sequence ATGAAAGTCCGCGCACAGATCGCCATGGTGCTCAATCTCGACAAATGCATCGGCTGCCATACCTGTTCGGTCACCTGCAAAAATGTCTGGACCAGCCGGCTCGGCATGGAATACGCCTGGTTCAACAATGTCGAAACCAAGCCCGGTATCGGTTACCCGAAGGACTGGGAGAACCAGGACAGGTGGAAGGGTGGCTGGGACCTCAAACGCAACGGCAAGCTGAAGCTCAAGCAGGGTAGCCGCCTGCAGGTGCTGCTCAACCTGTTTGCGAATCCGAACCTGCCCGAGATCGACGACTATTACGAGCCGTTCACCTTCGATTACGAGTTCCTGCAGACCGCACCCGAAATGCCGACGCCGCCGGTGGCCCGGCCGATTTCGGTCGTCAGCGGCGCACGGATGGAAAAGATCGAATGGGGGCCGAACTGGGAAGAAATCCTTGGGGGCGAATTCGCCAAGCGCAGTGCCGACTACAACTTCGAGGACGTGCAGAAGGACATCTACGGCGAGTTCGAAAACACCTTCATGATGTATCTGCCGCGCCTGTGCGAGCACTGCCTCAACCCGGCCTGCGTGGCGTCCTGTCCGTCCGGTTCGATCTACAAGCGCGAAGAAGACGGCATCGTGCTGATCGATCAGGACAAATGCCGCGGCTGGCGCATGTGCGTGTCGGGCTGTCCGTACAAGAAGATTTACTACAACTGGTCGTCCGGCAAGGCCGAGAAGTGCATCTTCTGCTATCCGCGCATCGAAGCGGGGCAGCCGACCGTATGTTCCGAAACCTGCGTCGGCCGGATCCGCTACCTTGGCGTAATGCTGTACGACGCCGACCGGATCGAGGCGGCGGCGTCGGTCGCCAACCCGCAGGACCTGTACGGCGCGCAGCTGTCGGTTTTCCTCGACCCGCATTCGCAGGCGGTGCAGGAACAGGCCCGCAAGGACGGCGTACCGGAGCTCTGGCTCGAAGCGGCAACCCGCTCGCCGGCCTACAAGATGGCGATGGAGTGGAAGATCGCCTTTCCCTTGCACCCGGAGTACCGGACCTTGCCGATGGTCTGGTACGTGCCGCCGCTGTCGCCGATCCAGGCGCGGGCCAATGCCGGAGAGATCGGCATGCAGGGCCACCTGCCCGATGTCGACAGCCTGCGCATTCCGGTTCGTTATCTCGCGAATCTGCTGACGGCCGGCGATGAAAAGCCGGTACAGCGCGCCTTGAAAAAAATGCTTGGCATGCGGGCGTTCTATCGCGAGCGGCAGCTCGAAGGACGGGACAACGCGGCCTTGCTGGCCGAGGCCGGGCTGACGCAGGCCGAGGCCGAGGAGATGCATCGCTACCTGTCGATTGCCGACTATGAAGACCGTTACGTCATTCCGACCACGCACCGCGAGTATGCCGAGAATGCCTACCAGTTACGCGGCGAATGCGGCTTTTCGTTCGGCAACGGCTGCTCGGACGGCAGCAGCGAGACCAGCCTGTTCGGCGGCAAGATGGGGGGCAAGAAGGTGATTCCGCTCAAGACCATGGGCGGACGCGGGACCGAAAACAAGGTGGATTACTGA